Within Paeniglutamicibacter psychrophenolicus, the genomic segment CTCCCAGGGCCGAGATCAGCAGGACCGGGCGGCGGCCGATGCGGTCCGAAAGCTTGCCCCAGAACGGCAGCACTGCCATGAACACCAGGTTGGCGGCGACGCCGGTCCACAGCGCGGTGGCCGGATCCATCTTCATGTTGGCGATCGCGTAGGCGGGGGTCGAAACGCTCCAGATGTAGTAGACCACCGTCAGCCCGACGGTCAGGCCGATGACCTGAAGCGCCTGGCGCCAGTTGGCCATGATCTGCGAGAAGACCGAGGGCCCGGACGTGCCGTGTGCGGCCTTGGCCGACTTCTGTTCCTCGAACTGCTTGGTCTCCTTCAACCGCGAACGCATGATCAGGGTGTACAGGCCCATGAGCGCACCGACGGCGAAGGGGATGCGCCAGCCGAAGGCGCCCATCTGTTCCTTGCTCAGGGTCACGGTCAGGATCGCGCCGAGCAGGGTGCCGACCACGATGCCGGCGGTGCCGGAGAAGTACATCAGCGTGGAGTAGAACCCGCGCTTCGGGGCCGGGGCCACCTCGGCGAGGTAGGTCTGCGCGCTGGGCATCTCGCCGCCGTGGGCCAGGCCCTGCAGCAGCCGGGCCACCAGCAGGATCAGCGAGGCGCCGGCTCCGATGCTGGAATAGGTCGGGGTGATCGCGATGATCAGCGAACCTACCGAGGCCAGGCCCACGGCCATGGTCATGGCGGCCTTGCGGCCGACCTTGTCACCGATCAGGCCGAAGAAGGCCCCGCCGAAGGGGCGGGCGACGAATCCGACGGCGAAGATCGCCATGGTCGCCAGGAAAGCGGAAGTCGGGTCGGCCTTGGAGAAGAGCTGGCCGGAGATGAAGGAGGCGAACGTGGCGTAGATGGCCCAGTCGAACCACTCCACGGCGTTGCCCGCGCCGATGCCCAGCAGGGTCTTGAAGGTGGACTGGCCGGGTGTCCCGTGCGGGGACGGTGCCGCTGCGTGCTGGGGACGGACGGTGGCCTGGGGGCTGCCGGCCGGAGCCAGCTGTTCCTTGATGCTCATGGGGAGGGTTCCTGGATTCTGTGTGGGAGGGGGAACGGGGATTAGCGTGTTGCCAGGGAAGCGAGCTTGGCGGTGGCCAGCTGCGTGTAGAGCGCGGTACCGCGACCCAACACCGAATCATCGAAACGTGCGTACGGGGAGTGGTTGTACTCCGCCGCACCCACGTCCACGCCGGGGGTCAGCGCGGACAGGAAAACAAAGGCACCGGGAACCTCGTTGAGCACCCGGGAGAAATCCTCGGATCCGGCCAGCGGGCTGGCCATGGTGGTGAAGGAATCGGTGCCGAAAAGCTCGCGCACCGCATCGGCGGCGAAATGGGTCTCGGCCTCGGCGTTGATGGTGGTGGGGTACTCGGTGCGGTACTGCACCTCGACCTCCAACCCGTGGGCCAGTGCGATCCCCTGCAGCAACGCGGGGACCGAAGCCTGCAGCTTCTCGTGCGCGGCATGGCTGAAGGAGCGGATGGTCGCCTCGAAGTAGGCGGTTTCGGGGATGATGTTGCGCACCGTCCCGGCCCGCAGCACGCCCACGGAGATGACCACGGGATCAAAGATGTCGAACTGGCGGGTGACCATGATCTGCAGTGCCGTGACCATTTCCGCGGCAGCGGTGACCGGGTCCTTGGCGGCAAAGGGTGCCGAGCCGTGCCCGCCCGCACCGCGCACCGTCACGAACAACCCGTCGGATGCGCTCATCATGGCTCCGGGCTTCGCGGTGAAAACCCCGGTGGAACCCATCGCGCTCATGACGTGCAGGCCGAAGGCCGCGTCGACCTTCTTGCCGCTGGCCTCCAGCACGCCCTCGCGCACCATGTGGCTCGCCCCGTCCCAGCCTTCCTCGCCGGGCTGGAACATCAGGACCACGTCGCCGGGCAGGGACTCGCGGCGCTCGGCCAGCAGCGTGGCGGCACCTGCCAGCATCGCGGTGTGCAGGTCGTGGCCGCAGGCATGCATGGTGTCCCCGGTTCGCGAGGAAAACTCGACACCCGATTTCTCGGTCAGCGGCAGCCCGTCCATGTCCCCGCGCAGCAGCACCGCCGGGCGCTCGCCGGCAGGGGCGTTCGATGCCCCGCCGCGCAGCACCGCTGTCACCGAGGTGAGGTCGGTGCCGAGGGTAATCTCGTACCCGATGGGCTCGAGCCATTGCAGCACGCGTTCCTGGGTGCGCGGCAGTTGCAGCCCGGTTTCGGGCTCGCGGTGCAGCGCATGGCGCAGGTTCATGATCTCGGGTTCGAGTTCGCGTGCGTCCTGCAGGATTGCGGTGGTGGCGGTGCTCATGCCGTGTGGTCTCTTCCCGGGTCTGCCCGCCCACCAATTGGTGAGCCGTGTCACTATCGATCGTGGGGCACGGGCAGGATAATGGAGGAAGATTCACAGATAATTGCGCAAGGCGGCCTTCAAACCGCGAAAATGTGCGCGGATGACAAAAGGGGCTTCATGGAACTGCCGGTCGAGGACCTTCAGCTGGTCCACGCGCTGCAAATCGCGCCGCGCGCCAGCTGGTCCGAACTCGGGGCAATCCTCGGAAGGCATCCCGCGACACTCTCAGCCCGCTGGACCCGTTTGCGCGAGGATCGCATGGCCTGGATCCTGGGGCACCTGGGCGGCTATCCCGACCAGCATTGCACCGCATTCATCGAGGTGGTGGCCGATCCGGCGCACATCGAGGAGGCGCGCGTGGATTTGTGCGCGATCTCCGAGGTGTTGACGGTCGATGACGCGACCAGCAGTGCCGACTTCCGGCTGACCTGCCTGGCCGCGGATTGGTTGACCATGGCCCGCCAGGTGTTGCCAAGCATCAAGGCCGCCCGCGGCGTCCAGCGCACCAAGGTCTCGCTGTGCACCAAGCTCTATTCCACGGGCAACGCGTGGCGCCTGGATGTGCTCTCCCCCGCACAGCAGTCCCAGATCCAGCGGCTGGCCCACCCGCCGGTTGCGCAACCAACCCTGATCCCCGACTCGTTCTGGCCCATGTTGCGGGTGTTGATGCGCGATGGGCGTGCCACCGCAGCGGAGATTTCCCAGGCCACCGGACAGCATCCGTCCACCACGGGCAGGGCCCTGAAGACCGCGTTGGAGACCGGGATGGTGACCCTGCGCTGCGAACTGGCTAGCCACTACACGGGCTACCCGCTGACGGTGCAGTGGTTCGCGAAGGTTCCGGCCGGCTCGGCGGATGCCGTGGCCACCTTTCTGCGGGAGCACCGCACGCTGCGGCTGTGTGCCTCCACCACCGGGGCGGCGAACATGACCTTCATGATGCAGATGCGCACCCCTGCGGACATCGCCGACCTCGAGGCCCGGCTGGCGGCACGGGTCCCGGGAGTCGACATCCTGGAGGCGAGCGTGGGCGTGCATTCCTTCAAGCGCATGGGCTGGATGCTGGATCCGGACGGCAGGCCGACCGGGGTGGTCGTGACCTGACCTGCGTCGGAAAGACGCCCTTAACAACGATTCCCCCCGTCATCCGCCCCCCTCAGGGGGAAATGGCGGGGGAATCGCCCAACCTACACCGGGCGAAAGGTGCTAGTGCGCGTGCACCTCGGCCTCGGCAGGCTCTTCGGCCTTGGACAGGAAGAAGGCAATGACGACCATGCCCGCGGCGCAGATCGAGGCCACCGTGAATCCGGCGGAGAACCCGTTGATCTGGGCCTGGATCGGATCGATCCCGGCCGCAGCCCCGGCACCGATGCGCGAGGCCAGAACACCAACCAACAGGGCGGTGCCTGCCGCGCCACCGAGCTGCTGCAAGGTGGAGAGCACGGCCGAGCCGTGGGAGTGCAGCGAATGCGGCAGCGGGTTCAGCGCGGTGGTGAAGGCCGGGGTGAAGATCAGCGCCAGCGCCAGCGACATGGTCAGGTGCAACCCGATGATCACGCCGATGGCGGTCTCGGCACCCAGCAGGCGCGAGTAGCCGAACAGCACCAGGGTCAGGATCACGGCACCGGGGATCATCAGCGGGCGCGGGCCCACCTTGTCGAAGATCCGGCCCACGAACGGTGCCAGCAGGCCCATGAGCAGCCCACCGGGCAGCAGCATCAACCCGGTGGCCAGGGTGTCGAGCCCACGCACGTTCTGCAGGTACATCGGCAGCAGGATGATGACCCCGAACAGCGCCACCATCGCGAGCACCATCAGCGACAGCGACAGCGTGAATGGCCTGTAGGTGAAGGTGCGCAGGTCAAGCAGCGCGTGGTCCTTCTTTTGCAGGCGCAGCTGCAGCATCGTGAAGACCACCAATGCCATCACCGCAACCACGAGAATGACCAGTGTCTCGGCATCCAGCCCGTTGGCCGAGAGCCTGCTGAGCCCGAAGACCAGCCCGCCGAAGCCGGGGATCGAAAGGATCACCGACGGGATCGACAGCGGCATCTTTGACGCCTCGGCGACCTTGTTCAACCGCGGTGCGCCGATGAGCAGGGCGGCCAGCGCGATGGGGGCGACGATCAGGAACATGAAGCGCCACGACAGCGAGTGCAGGATCAGTCCCGAGATCGTCGGGCCGATGGCCGGGGCCACGGAAATCACGATCGACACGTTGCCCATGATGACCCCGCGTCGTGCCGGCGGCACCAGGTCAAGGACAGTGGTCATCAGCAACGGCATCATGATCGCGGTGCCGGAGGCCTGGATCACGCGGGCAGCGAGAAGCAGGGAGAAGCCCGGTGCCGCTGCGGCAAGGAGCGTGCCCAGGGAGAACAGACCCATGGCCAGCATGAACACCCCGCGGGTGCTGAAACGCTGGAGCAGGAAGCCGGTGGCCGGGATGACCACGGCCATGGTGAGCATGAAGATCGTCGAAAGCCACTGGATGGCTTCCTCGCTGACCTTGAACTCGTGCATGAGCACCGGCAGTGCAACGTTCATGATGGTTTCGTTCAGGATCACCACGAACGCGGAAACGATCAGCACCGTGATGGTGGCCAAATCCTTGGGGTTGAGTTTGGTGCTGGTCTCGGTCACGGGTGTGGCCTCTTCCATGGGTGTCGGATTGGTATTTTGCAGAACATTTCATTCTAGCGTCGGGGGACACCAGATGATTCCCGGAAAGCGAAAACATGTCCGGGATTACACAACACGGCCGCCGACGTGGCCCGCGGGCCCGCCGATGGGCCAAGATGGGAACATGAACGTTCGCACTCCGGATCCTTATCCCGGCTGGTTGTCCGATGAAGACCTCTACGAGGCCCGCGCCCGGTTGCCCATGCTTTACATCGAAGCCATCCCGGTGCGCCTGGATCCGCTCGGCTATGTCACGGAGATCGGCCTGCTGCTCACCGCCGATCCCGAGGGCAGGATGCTGCGCACCTTCGTCTCGGGCCGGGTGATGTACCGCGAGACCATCCGCGCGGCGCTGACCCGCCACATCGAGAAAGACCTGGGTCCGATGGCGATGCCGCAGCTGCCGCCCTGCCCCGCGCCTTTCACCGTGGCCGAGTACTTCCCCTCACCCTCGGAGACCGGGTTGACCGATGAGCGGCAGCACGCCGTGGCGCTGGCCTACATCGTGCCGGTGCGCGGGGAATGCTCACCGCGCCAGGACGCACTGGAGCTGACCTGGTTGACGCCCGAGGAAGCGCTGAGCCCGAACATCCAGGAGGAGTTCGCCGGGGGCCGGGAGAACCTGGTCCGCCAGGCCCTCGCCCACGTGGGGCACGTCGGCTAAAGCGCAGCAGCGTCCCTAACGGCGCTCGAGCCGGCCGGCCAGGATCGGCTGGCCGGGTCCGGCCAGTTCCGCGGTGATGCCGCGGCGACCCGTCATCGCCATGAGCAGTGCCTCTCCGGGGCCCGCCACCTCGGGGCCCTTGCCATGGGCGAAATCCATGTCGATTGCCACGAGGCGCAGGCCGCGGATCCATCGCCAGGGCGCGAGCCGCGGGTTGCCCGGGGTCATGGCGAGCACCCGCAGCAGCCGTTCCTCGGGGATCTGCCGTTTCATCCCCAGCGGCCGCCTGATGTCTTGGTGGTGGATCATGCCGTCGGCCAGCCCGATCTTCCCGCCCAGGCCGGCGGCCAAACCGCTCGGGCGGGCATGGGCGCGGAGGTTGGCCAGCAACTCGGCGGCCGTGGCGTCCTTCATGGCGTCGACTCCGACCTGGTTGGCATGCACCACCCGCCCCTTGGCGAAGCGCCGCAGCAGGCCCATGGCACCGAGGTCGTCGTAG encodes:
- a CDS encoding MFS transporter, translating into MSIKEQLAPAGSPQATVRPQHAAAPSPHGTPGQSTFKTLLGIGAGNAVEWFDWAIYATFASFISGQLFSKADPTSAFLATMAIFAVGFVARPFGGAFFGLIGDKVGRKAAMTMAVGLASVGSLIIAITPTYSSIGAGASLILLVARLLQGLAHGGEMPSAQTYLAEVAPAPKRGFYSTLMYFSGTAGIVVGTLLGAILTVTLSKEQMGAFGWRIPFAVGALMGLYTLIMRSRLKETKQFEEQKSAKAAHGTSGPSVFSQIMANWRQALQVIGLTVGLTVVYYIWSVSTPAYAIANMKMDPATALWTGVAANLVFMAVLPFWGKLSDRIGRRPVLLISALGAAVMQFPMSSLVRGEAWQLFIAMSVMLVFIAASASIVPAVYAELFPTAIRTIGVAIPYAICVAAFGGTAAFLQAGFNAWFGHSVGGTVFAVYAIVLLLITAVTVYKLPESVGKDLRG
- a CDS encoding M20 metallopeptidase family protein, producing the protein MSTATTAILQDARELEPEIMNLRHALHREPETGLQLPRTQERVLQWLEPIGYEITLGTDLTSVTAVLRGGASNAPAGERPAVLLRGDMDGLPLTEKSGVEFSSRTGDTMHACGHDLHTAMLAGAATLLAERRESLPGDVVLMFQPGEEGWDGASHMVREGVLEASGKKVDAAFGLHVMSAMGSTGVFTAKPGAMMSASDGLFVTVRGAGGHGSAPFAAKDPVTAAAEMVTALQIMVTRQFDIFDPVVISVGVLRAGTVRNIIPETAYFEATIRSFSHAAHEKLQASVPALLQGIALAHGLEVEVQYRTEYPTTINAEAETHFAADAVRELFGTDSFTTMASPLAGSEDFSRVLNEVPGAFVFLSALTPGVDVGAAEYNHSPYARFDDSVLGRGTALYTQLATAKLASLATR
- a CDS encoding Lrp/AsnC family transcriptional regulator codes for the protein MELPVEDLQLVHALQIAPRASWSELGAILGRHPATLSARWTRLREDRMAWILGHLGGYPDQHCTAFIEVVADPAHIEEARVDLCAISEVLTVDDATSSADFRLTCLAADWLTMARQVLPSIKAARGVQRTKVSLCTKLYSTGNAWRLDVLSPAQQSQIQRLAHPPVAQPTLIPDSFWPMLRVLMRDGRATAAEISQATGQHPSTTGRALKTALETGMVTLRCELASHYTGYPLTVQWFAKVPAGSADAVATFLREHRTLRLCASTTGAANMTFMMQMRTPADIADLEARLAARVPGVDILEASVGVHSFKRMGWMLDPDGRPTGVVVT
- a CDS encoding MDR family MFS transporter codes for the protein MTETSTKLNPKDLATITVLIVSAFVVILNETIMNVALPVLMHEFKVSEEAIQWLSTIFMLTMAVVIPATGFLLQRFSTRGVFMLAMGLFSLGTLLAAAAPGFSLLLAARVIQASGTAIMMPLLMTTVLDLVPPARRGVIMGNVSIVISVAPAIGPTISGLILHSLSWRFMFLIVAPIALAALLIGAPRLNKVAEASKMPLSIPSVILSIPGFGGLVFGLSRLSANGLDAETLVILVVAVMALVVFTMLQLRLQKKDHALLDLRTFTYRPFTLSLSLMVLAMVALFGVIILLPMYLQNVRGLDTLATGLMLLPGGLLMGLLAPFVGRIFDKVGPRPLMIPGAVILTLVLFGYSRLLGAETAIGVIIGLHLTMSLALALIFTPAFTTALNPLPHSLHSHGSAVLSTLQQLGGAAGTALLVGVLASRIGAGAAAGIDPIQAQINGFSAGFTVASICAAGMVVIAFFLSKAEEPAEAEVHAH
- a CDS encoding NUDIX hydrolase family protein; amino-acid sequence: MNVRTPDPYPGWLSDEDLYEARARLPMLYIEAIPVRLDPLGYVTEIGLLLTADPEGRMLRTFVSGRVMYRETIRAALTRHIEKDLGPMAMPQLPPCPAPFTVAEYFPSPSETGLTDERQHAVALAYIVPVRGECSPRQDALELTWLTPEEALSPNIQEEFAGGRENLVRQALAHVGHVG
- a CDS encoding maleylpyruvate isomerase family mycothiol-dependent enzyme is translated as MNDMDLAQAERTDLADFLEGLADGQWDAPSLCAQWRVRDVVAHVVSYDDLGAMGLLRRFAKGRVVHANQVGVDAMKDATAAELLANLRAHARPSGLAAGLGGKIGLADGMIHHQDIRRPLGMKRQIPEERLLRVLAMTPGNPRLAPWRWIRGLRLVAIDMDFAHGKGPEVAGPGEALLMAMTGRRGITAELAGPGQPILAGRLERR